In Paludibaculum fermentans, the genomic stretch GAACCCCACCGTCCCCGGCGTCCCCGAGGGTGAGTGGATCGGCGATCCGCCCTCCATCGTCCGCAACCAGCCCGCCGGCGCGCCCGGCGCTGGTGGCCCAGGCGGCCCCGGAGCCCGTCGCCCAGGCGGCGGCCCCGGCATGATGCGTCCCGCCGGCAACGACTTCCACTCCCCCGGCCGCGTCTTCAACTACGACGACTTCAAGGCCATGAAGGATCCCGAAGCCAAGCTCCGCTTCCCCACCCCCGACGGCAGCGTCTTCCTCGGCGATAAGGGCGTCCTCACCACCGGCACCTACGGCGAAGTCACCCGTCTCCTCCCCGTCGAGAAGATGAAGGACTACCAGATGCCCGCCCCGCTCCTCACCCGTTCGCCCGGCCACATGCGCGACTTCATCCGCGCCTGTAAGGGCGGCGACCCCGCCTGCTCCAACTTCGACGTCGCCGCGCCGTTCGTCGAATGGATGCTCCTCGGTGTCATCGCGCTCCGCCACGAAGGCAAGCTCGAATACGACCCCGACAAGATGCGCATCACCAATAACGTGGAAGCCAACAAACTCCTCAAGCCCGTCTTCCGCAAGGGCTGGGAATTCCACACCGTCAAGTCCTAACCCATTCAGGTCCGGACCTTCGCAACGGCCGGAGGAAGTCCAGGGCGCCCGCACTCGCGGCGCCCGCTCCCTCCGGCCGCTTTGCGTTTACTGCCCGATTTCCCGCCAAACTACCTGCGCCGGAAACCCGGGAATTCGCCAAATCAGGAACTCCTCGCACCGCTGAAGTCCATGCGACGACACTGAGTGTGCTATATCAGAGCTTGCATCTCTGTGGGAGGATCGAGGAATGCCTCTGGTCAAGGCTCGAAATTTCTTTTTGTGTGTGATTTGTTTATCCCTTGGGTGTCCTCTATTCGCGCAAAAAGAGCCTGAAAAACGGCCTTCCGGGCAGACGCTCGCCACTGCGACCATCAACGTATCCCCATACTCTCCCGGCATCTTCACCCTCAGCGGCGACGGCCACGGCCGGGCCAGGGCAGAGGACGCCGCGGGCTTCGCCCTCACCGACTCCCATCTCGCGGTCCCGGGTTCAGTCGTATCCATCTCCGCGACCGGCTTGGGCCAGACCGTGCCCCCCGCCGTCACCGGCCAGATCCCCGCGACGCCCCTCACCACCGCCGTCACCCCCCTCGTCTTCGTCGCCGGCCAGAAGGCCACCGGAGTCCTCGCCCAACTCTCCAGCACCTCCTTCGGCGTCTACAAGGTCACGTTCACGGTCCCTGCCGCGATCGGACCCGGCGAGCAGCCCCTCTTCCTCCAGATCGGCGCCTACTCCAGCAACCTCGCGTCCATCCCTGTTCAGGGTGCCCTCGGCCCCATGCCGCCCACCGCCGACTCCGTCACCCCCGCGTCCGGCTCTGGCTCCAACCAGACCTTCTCTGCAGTCTATTCCGATCCCAACGGCACGCAGGATCTCGCCTGGACCCAACTCCTCTTCGCCGTCGCCCCCAACGGCGGCGGTCAACCCTTCTGCTTTGTCCACTACGACCGGGCCGGCAACGGCCTGTGGCTCTATGGCGACGGAGGCTTCTTCGTCGGCCCCGTTACGCCCGGCACAGTCTCGGCCGGTTTGAAGAACAGCGCCTGCGCCGTCAACACCAGCGCCACAACCATCACCCAGTTCGGCTCGGCCCTCACTTTAAACGCGCGCGTCGCCTTCAAGACGGGCTTCGCCGGACCGAAAAACATCTACCTGCGCGCCTACGACCGCTCCGAACAGGACACCGGTTGGCTCCATCGCGGGACAGTCGACGTCAACAATCCCACCCCGCCCATCCTCGCGGTCTCCCCACCCTCCGGAGCCGGCTCCGCCCAGATCTTCACCGCCAACTATCCCGACGCCCCCGGCTTCATCGGCCTCAGCCTCGGTTGGGCCCAGATGCTGTTTGCCGTTGCCACGGATGGTGGCGGCCAGCCGTTCTGCTTCGTCCACTACGACCGTGCCGGCAACGGGCTCTGGCTCTATGGCGACAGCGGCTTCTTCCTCGGGCCCGTCACCCCCGGCGTCTCCTCCAACCTTCTCCAGAACAGCAGTTGTTCCATCGATACCGCGGCCACCACCGCGGGCAGCGTCAGCGGCGCCCTGGAACTCAGGCTCTCCGTTTTCTTCGGGCAGACCATGGCCGGTGCTCGAAACATCTATCTGCGCACCCTCAGCCCCATCGGCCTCGACACCGGCTTCCTCCCGGCCGGCACCTGGACCTCCACCGTCACAGCTGGCGACCACCCAGCCCCCATTTAGGCGTACTCTTGCGCTCCCAATCGGGCCGTAAACCTTTGAAAGGTAAGAGTAGTACCATAATCCACCCTTAAGTCCCACTTAGATTTGAAATGACAGCAAGAAAAAGATCTTTTTGTGCTATATCAAAGATTGCGTCTTGGAGGAACGGCCGCCCCATGAACCTGCTCAAAGTCCGGAGTGTCGTCCTATGCGCGCTCATCTCCTGCGCGGGCACAGCCCTTCTCGCCCAGTCCGCCGGCAGCCAATACCAATCCCGCCACTCGGGACCCGTCCCATTCCATCTGCCCACCGCCAACTCGATCAGTGAACAGGCTGCGGCTCTCATCTCCCCCCAGGCGACCACCGCCGTCACCTCCGCCGTCAACGCCGCTTCCTTCCAGGACACCCACTCCCCCGGCGGACTCTCCATCCTCTACGGTTCAGATCTCGCTCTGCCCCTGCCCACCACCATCGTCACCTCGGTCAAGGCCAACGGCGTGGACGCCCCCATCCTCCAGTCCAGCCCCACCCAGATGACCATCCAGATCCCCAGGGAACTCTCCCCCGGCACCATCGACCTCACCATTCGCCGTCTCGGCCAAACTGTCGCCACCAAGTCCCTCAATCTCGCCCAGTTCTCGCCCGGGTTCTACACCGTCAATGGCACCGGCCAGGGCCGCGCGATCGCCGAGGATGCCGCCGGCGTTCCCATCACCGACTCACACCCCGCCGTTCCCGGCACCATGGTGTCCCTCTTCGCCACCGGCCTGGGACCCACCACACCCCCCGTTCCCACCGGCCAGATCCCGCCAACACCCCTCCCCACGACCATCACGCCCATCGTCGGCATCGGCAACCTCCCGGCCACCGGGGTCCTCATTCAACTCACCAACACCTCCCTCGGTGTCTACAAGGTCAGTTTCCTGGTGCCCGCCGCCACGGGTCCTGGCGAGCAGTCTGTCTTCCTCGCCAGCGGCGCCGTCAGCAATGTCGTTACCATCCCCGTCCAGGGCTCTCTCGGCCCCATGCCCCCCACAGCCGACTCCATTACCCCCTCCTCCGGCAGCGGCTCTACCCAGACCTTCACAGCCGTCTTCTCCGACCCCAACGGCGTCCACGACCTCGCCTGGGGCCAGATCCTCATCGCCGTCGCCGAGAACGGCGGCGGCCAGCCCTTCTGCTTCATTCACTACGACCGCTCCGGCAACGGCCTCTGGCTCTATGGCGATCAGGGCTTCTTCCTCGGTCCCGTCACCCCAGGCACCGTCTCCGCCTCCCTCAAGAACAACGCCTGCGCCGTCAATACGAGCGGAGCCACCTTTGACCCCGCCGGCACCAGCCTTCACTTGAGCGTGCCCGTCTCCTTCAAAACCGGCTTCGCCGGATCCAAGTACACTTACCTCCGCGCCTACGATCACTCCGAACAGGACACCGGCTGGGTCCAGCGGGGAGCTTTCACCGTCACCGATCCGCCCACCCCCGCCCTGTCCGTCACCCCCGCCTCCGGCTCCGGTGCGGTTCAAACCTTCACCGGAACTTACCCCGACGCCCCCGGCTTCACCGGCATCAATCTCGGCTGGGCGCAAATGCTCTTCGCCGTCGCCACCGATGGCGGCGGCCAACCCTTCTGCCTCGTTCACTACGACCGCGCCGGCAACGGCCTCTGGCTCTACGGCGACAGCGGCTTCTTCCTCGGCCCCGTCACCCCCGGCTCCGTCTCCAGTTCCCTCCAGAACAGCGCCTGCTCCATCGACACCGCCGGCTCCTCCGCCGCCAACGTCAATGGGGCACTCGAATGGAAACTCTCCGTCGCCTTTAAGTCGGCTATCCTCGGAGCCCGCAAAATTTACCTGCGCACCCTCAGCCCCATCGGCCTCGATACCGGCTTCCTCCAATCCGGCTCCTGGACCATCGACGGCACCCCCGGAGCCCAGTCCCTCACACCCGGGTCCGGCACCGCCCACACCCAGGCCTTCACCGCCAACTTTTACGATCTCGATGGCGGCGCCCAGATCTCCTGGGCCCGCATTATGCTCGGGGCGGCCTCCAACGGCGGCGGCCAACCCTACTGCCTGGTGCACTACACGCGCGCCACCAACGCCATGTATCTCTTCGGCAGCGACGGCTCCGTGCTCGGCCCAGTCACCCCGGGCTCCATCGCGGCACCCATCGTGAACAGCGCATGCATGCTCATCCCCTCCGGCTCCGCTGTTTCCGTTTCGGGCAACACGCTCACCGTCACCGCCTCGCTCTCGTTCCTCTCCGCCATTCCGGCCAGCGTCCAGTCTTATCTGCGAGCCGTCGACGTCAACACGCTCGACAGCGGCTGGCAACTCCGCGGCAGCTTCAACCCCGTACCGTGATGGGTCGCCCGCTTTCGACCAAATCCAGGTCCCGCTTCGATCACGACGCCTGCTTCCTCATCGCCTTCGTCCTGCTCGCTCCCCTCGCCTGGGCGCCCGGCCTGTCCTTCCACTTCGACGCCGCCCCCAAAGCCGTAGCCCTCCAACTCCTCGCCGCCGTCCTCCTCTGCCAGCCAGGCCGCCTCCTCCATCGCCTCACCGCCCTCTACGCCCGGCCCGCCGGCACACTCCTGCTCCTCCTCTGTGGGCTCTACGCCCTCACTCTCCTCATCGCCACCGCCTTCTCGGAAAACCCGGCCCTCTCCCTCTACGGCAGCGGCTGGCGGCGATTCGGCGCCCTCTCCCAACTCGCGGTCCTCCTCTGCGGCCTCTATTCCGCCGCCTGCTTTACTTTCGACACCCGCTACCTCCGCCTCGCCCTGCGAGCCCTCTGCCTCGCCGGCCTCCTCACCGCCGCCTACGCCGTCTGCCAGGCCATGGGGCTCGACCCCTTCCTCGACGCCTCCCTCTACGCCCTGCCGCCCCCCGCCAAAACCCTCCGCCCGCCATCCACCCTGGGGCACGCCGCCTACCTCGGCAGCTTCCTCGTCGTAGTCGCCTTCCTGGGCATAGCCGCGCAGTCGCTGGAAACGTCGAAGTTTTGGCGGACTCTCTGCCTGGCCTCCGTGGCCCTCAGCGCCGCCGGCATCGCCGTCAGCGGAACCCGCGCCGTCCTGGGTGGCCTGCTCCTCGGAGCTCTTGTGCTGGTCCTGTCCAAGAAAGGCAGCGCCGCCGTCCTCTTCCGCCAACGCACCCTCCTCTGGACCGCCGCCACCACGGCCTCCATCGCCCTCGCCCTCCGCCTCTCCCCCGCCTGGGCCCCAATGGTCTCGCGAGCCAAAGAATGGACCCTCGACCTCTCGGGCGGCACCCGCCTGCCCCTCTGGCTCGACACCCTCAGCCTCATCGGCCGCCGCTGGCCCATTGGATGGGGCCCGGAGACGTTTCCCGCCGTCTTTCCGCTCTACCAGTCCCTGCGCCTCAGCCAGCTCTACCCGGACTTCTACCACGAGTCCCCACACAGCGTCTGGCTCGACGCCGCTGCCTCCAACGGACTCGCCAGCCTCCTCTGCCTCCTGGCCCTCTTCCTGGCCGGCTTCTACTGCAGCTTCCGCGCCCGCCGCCTTGGACTCCTGCCCGCCTGCCTCTCCGCGGCCCTGCTAGCCTTGGCGGTCACCCACTCCTTCTTCGTCTTCACGCTCCCGTCCCTCTGCTGCCTAATGCTGATCCTGGCCGCCCAGTCCTCCCTGGCCGCGTCTCCAGCCCAAACCGCCCCAACCCTCAGCCCATTCTGGAAACCCGCCGCCGCCCTGGCCGGCTTGGCCCTGGCGATCTG encodes the following:
- a CDS encoding O-antigen ligase family protein; protein product: MGRPLSTKSRSRFDHDACFLIAFVLLAPLAWAPGLSFHFDAAPKAVALQLLAAVLLCQPGRLLHRLTALYARPAGTLLLLLCGLYALTLLIATAFSENPALSLYGSGWRRFGALSQLAVLLCGLYSAACFTFDTRYLRLALRALCLAGLLTAAYAVCQAMGLDPFLDASLYALPPPAKTLRPPSTLGHAAYLGSFLVVVAFLGIAAQSLETSKFWRTLCLASVALSAAGIAVSGTRAVLGGLLLGALVLVLSKKGSAAVLFRQRTLLWTAATTASIALALRLSPAWAPMVSRAKEWTLDLSGGTRLPLWLDTLSLIGRRWPIGWGPETFPAVFPLYQSLRLSQLYPDFYHESPHSVWLDAAASNGLASLLCLLALFLAGFYCSFRARRLGLLPACLSAALLALAVTHSFFVFTLPSLCCLMLILAAQSSLAASPAQTAPTLSPFWKPAAALAGLALAICALSVAWTDSAYQRIQSHLNAGNWQPAIEWHAKAQPWPASPAPELWYSQRMTKLASLPNPEATRMVIWKEAVDSSRLALSRPGEDVNLAYYNAGVLAVLAQNGPQAESDLRQAIQRAPNWYQPRWLLCRILAQTNRPAEARPQCSQALTQLGDQHEDLRKLITQTLEAQH